One stretch of Rosistilla oblonga DNA includes these proteins:
- a CDS encoding sulfatase-like hydrolase/transferase: MKINLLLGALALICCGNVVADERPNIVFFFADDQTSSSLGCYGNAAAETPNIDALAARGTRFDNAFVSQSICWVSRTTILTGLTGRSYGTAANPELARPDAVETLYSDILRERGYRTGYFGKWHAKMPRGFKQKDHFDEFEAISRNPYYKRMPDGSLRHETDLIVDRGIEFIENQPADKPFALNMWFNACHAEDKDRRPGIGAFPWPQGVDGKFEDTVLAPPRLNDPAIFDALPEFLRTTINRERFFWRWNTDARYQTNIRAYYRMTTGIDAAVGRFLEALQAAGLADNTIIVYTADNGYHMGNRGLAGKWSHFEESLRVPMIVADPRVDSSQRGKVSDAIALNLDLPATFVDWAGAEIPKRYQGRSLRPIVADQKPADWRTESFHEHFAVRHRIPAFEGLRNAEYKYVRYFDHGNYEFLHDLKNDPDELTNLAGDPKHAETLAAMRARTDARVKELGGPLDPLKGEFTSSTVPYPEAAAMVGARADAEGFVRLFDGKTLRHWSGDPKYWSVQDGAITGVTDGSLKMNRFLTWEDSTVRNFDLRVKVKVTAGGNSGIQYRGTSRPDLGLDIVTGYQCDVVANVPKYNGMLYEERGRRILSHTGEQVVIDPEGQPWIVDKMPVKEFATDQWHDYRVLVRGNHHQHWIDGHKTADLIDLDENGRALEGVLAVQVHVGPAMKIQYKDFKIKHLPDDMPLQTAEDVKIPADATGVRPQGRLPKDWKAPVYGER, translated from the coding sequence ATGAAAATCAATCTGCTGTTGGGTGCGTTGGCACTCATTTGCTGCGGAAACGTCGTCGCCGACGAACGTCCAAACATCGTCTTTTTCTTCGCTGACGATCAAACCAGTAGCTCGCTGGGATGTTACGGCAACGCCGCCGCGGAAACACCGAACATCGACGCCCTGGCCGCTCGCGGCACGCGATTTGACAACGCGTTTGTCTCTCAGTCGATCTGTTGGGTCAGCCGCACCACGATCCTGACGGGGCTGACCGGACGCAGCTACGGCACCGCTGCCAACCCGGAACTCGCCCGTCCCGACGCCGTAGAGACTCTGTACAGCGACATCCTTCGCGAGCGTGGGTACCGGACGGGATACTTTGGGAAATGGCACGCCAAGATGCCGCGTGGCTTTAAGCAAAAGGATCACTTCGACGAATTCGAAGCGATCTCGCGGAACCCTTATTACAAGCGGATGCCCGACGGCAGCCTGCGTCACGAGACCGATCTGATCGTCGATCGTGGAATCGAGTTCATCGAGAACCAACCGGCCGACAAACCCTTTGCATTGAACATGTGGTTCAACGCTTGCCACGCCGAAGATAAAGATCGCCGGCCGGGGATCGGCGCCTTCCCGTGGCCTCAAGGCGTCGACGGCAAGTTCGAGGACACCGTCCTCGCGCCGCCTCGTTTGAACGATCCAGCGATCTTCGACGCGCTCCCCGAGTTTCTACGGACGACGATCAACCGCGAACGCTTTTTCTGGCGATGGAACACCGACGCCAGGTACCAAACCAACATCCGCGCCTACTACCGCATGACGACAGGAATCGATGCGGCTGTCGGGCGTTTTCTCGAAGCGTTGCAAGCCGCCGGACTGGCCGACAACACGATCATCGTCTACACCGCCGACAACGGTTACCACATGGGCAACCGCGGCTTGGCGGGCAAATGGTCTCACTTCGAAGAATCGCTTCGCGTCCCGATGATCGTCGCCGACCCTCGCGTCGATAGCTCGCAGCGTGGCAAAGTCAGCGACGCGATCGCGCTGAATCTCGATCTTCCAGCGACCTTCGTCGATTGGGCCGGCGCGGAGATCCCCAAGCGTTATCAGGGCCGCAGCTTGCGACCGATCGTCGCCGATCAAAAGCCGGCCGACTGGCGGACCGAAAGCTTTCACGAACACTTCGCCGTGCGACACCGGATCCCCGCCTTCGAAGGACTGCGAAACGCGGAATATAAATACGTTCGCTACTTCGACCACGGCAACTACGAATTTCTGCACGATCTGAAAAACGATCCCGATGAATTGACCAACCTCGCCGGCGATCCGAAACACGCAGAGACCCTGGCGGCGATGCGGGCGCGAACCGACGCCCGCGTGAAGGAGCTAGGTGGACCGTTGGATCCGCTGAAGGGAGAGTTCACGTCGTCGACGGTCCCTTATCCCGAAGCGGCCGCGATGGTCGGAGCTCGCGCCGATGCGGAGGGCTTCGTGCGGCTGTTCGATGGCAAGACGCTGCGTCACTGGTCGGGCGATCCGAAGTATTGGTCGGTCCAAGATGGCGCGATCACCGGCGTTACCGATGGCTCGCTGAAAATGAATCGCTTCCTGACGTGGGAGGATTCGACGGTCCGCAACTTTGACCTTCGCGTGAAAGTGAAAGTCACCGCGGGCGGCAACAGCGGTATCCAATACCGCGGCACCTCGCGTCCCGATCTCGGCCTGGATATCGTGACCGGATACCAATGCGACGTCGTCGCCAATGTCCCCAAATACAACGGCATGCTCTACGAGGAACGCGGCCGCCGGATTTTGTCGCACACCGGCGAACAAGTTGTCATCGATCCCGAGGGGCAACCTTGGATCGTCGACAAGATGCCGGTCAAGGAGTTTGCTACTGACCAATGGCACGACTACCGAGTGCTGGTGCGTGGCAATCATCACCAGCATTGGATCGACGGACACAAAACCGCCGACCTGATCGATCTCGACGAAAACGGACGTGCGCTCGAAGGCGTGCTTGCGGTTCAGGTCCACGTTGGACCGGCGATGAAGATCCAATACAAGGACTTCAAAATCAAGCACCTCCCCGATGACATGCCGCTGCAGACCGCTGAGGATGTAAAAATCCCAGCCGACGCAACCGGCGTCCGCCCGCAGGGACGGCTTCCCAAGGACTGGAAGGCTCCGGTTTACGGCGAGCGTTAA
- a CDS encoding ABC transporter ATP-binding protein, whose amino-acid sequence MRNFCRILRISFKQRLAIAGVVLSSAFVALLWGLNIGTLYPMIEIVFEGEGVSSYVAKEQAKLDVQITQIDADLEQLAQQRESAANDDQRQQIDNKILWQNSKRELELRKADALAWARPWAEKMPDSPFQVLVMLIVVLMIGTAIKLVALTANLMLVQEVSERTCMDVRNMLFRQSLRLDLDSFGDNGSSSLTARLTNDVGNIATGINVLFGRTIREPMKMIVCVAGAAIVCWRLLLLVMVVAPLMAWVISVLSKSIRRASRRVMEEMTQMFSVLNEAFAGIKVVKAYNTQGFERARFSRSAQLCYSKSMKASWYHSLTRPATELLGMAMISLAIIAGGYLVLNQKTHLLGIRMTYTELGFAEVLLFFAFLIGTTDPARKLTDVWSVLQRGIAAADRIFEVLDQPIRVVDPAEPKSLAGSHQKIAFNDIQFSYPSGPVTLKGLNLEIKQGETIAIVGPNGSGKSTLINLLCRFYDPQSGSVTIDDVPINEIRLRDLRRRIGLVTQRTFLFEDTILNNIRYGTPGATEEQAIQAAKRAHADEFITSKMPDGYQTLLGCGSMHLSGGQMQRLALARAILRDPEILILDEATSQIDLESEALIHDVLSEFLKDRTGIMITHRPTTLELADRVAIIEQGELSDVGTHHQLLGRNDFYSSLVGNDFSSKAA is encoded by the coding sequence ATGCGAAATTTTTGCCGCATCCTGCGGATCTCGTTTAAGCAACGTTTGGCAATCGCTGGCGTTGTCCTGTCGTCAGCCTTCGTCGCTTTGCTGTGGGGCCTGAACATCGGTACGCTGTACCCGATGATCGAGATCGTCTTCGAGGGCGAAGGAGTCTCCAGCTACGTCGCGAAAGAACAGGCGAAGCTGGACGTTCAGATCACCCAAATCGATGCTGATTTGGAACAACTGGCGCAGCAACGCGAATCCGCAGCCAACGACGATCAACGGCAACAGATCGATAACAAGATCCTGTGGCAGAACTCCAAACGCGAGCTCGAGTTGCGCAAAGCCGATGCGCTGGCATGGGCACGACCGTGGGCTGAAAAAATGCCCGACAGCCCGTTCCAAGTTCTGGTGATGTTGATCGTGGTGCTGATGATCGGCACGGCGATCAAATTAGTCGCCCTGACCGCCAACTTGATGCTGGTCCAAGAGGTCTCCGAACGGACCTGCATGGATGTGCGAAACATGCTGTTTCGCCAGTCGTTGCGGTTGGACCTCGACAGCTTCGGCGACAACGGCTCCAGCAGCCTGACCGCTCGATTGACCAACGACGTTGGCAATATTGCCACCGGGATCAACGTCCTGTTTGGACGCACGATCCGCGAACCGATGAAGATGATCGTCTGCGTCGCCGGCGCCGCGATTGTCTGCTGGCGACTGCTGTTGCTGGTCATGGTTGTCGCCCCGTTGATGGCTTGGGTGATCTCGGTGCTCAGCAAATCGATCCGCCGCGCCAGCCGCCGCGTGATGGAAGAGATGACGCAGATGTTCAGCGTGCTGAACGAAGCATTTGCTGGCATCAAAGTCGTCAAAGCGTACAACACCCAAGGCTTCGAGCGAGCTCGTTTCTCGCGCTCCGCTCAGCTCTGTTATTCCAAGTCGATGAAGGCCTCTTGGTATCATTCGCTCACCCGCCCCGCGACCGAGCTGTTGGGGATGGCGATGATTTCGCTGGCGATCATCGCTGGCGGCTATCTGGTGCTGAACCAAAAGACCCACTTGCTGGGAATCCGCATGACCTACACCGAACTCGGGTTCGCAGAGGTCTTGCTGTTTTTCGCCTTCCTGATCGGGACGACCGACCCGGCGCGGAAACTGACCGATGTCTGGAGCGTTCTGCAACGCGGCATCGCTGCCGCCGATCGAATCTTCGAAGTCCTGGACCAACCGATTCGCGTCGTCGATCCGGCGGAACCGAAGAGCCTCGCCGGCAGCCATCAAAAGATCGCCTTCAACGACATCCAGTTCTCTTATCCTTCGGGCCCCGTGACGCTCAAGGGATTGAACCTTGAGATCAAACAAGGGGAAACGATTGCGATCGTCGGCCCCAACGGTTCGGGTAAAAGCACGCTGATCAATCTGTTGTGCCGTTTCTACGATCCTCAATCGGGCAGCGTCACGATCGACGATGTGCCGATCAACGAGATCCGGTTGCGAGATCTGCGTCGCCGCATCGGACTGGTCACCCAACGGACGTTTTTGTTCGAGGATACGATCCTCAACAACATCCGCTACGGAACGCCAGGAGCGACCGAAGAGCAAGCGATCCAGGCGGCCAAGCGAGCCCACGCCGATGAATTTATCACCAGCAAGATGCCCGATGGCTACCAGACCCTGCTAGGCTGCGGCAGCATGCACCTTAGCGGCGGCCAGATGCAACGGCTCGCTTTGGCGCGAGCGATTCTGCGAGATCCGGAGATCTTGATCCTCGACGAAGCGACCAGCCAGATCGACCTGGAAAGCGAAGCCCTGATCCACGATGTGCTCAGCGAATTCCTGAAGGATCGAACCGGCATCATGATCACTCACCGACCGACCACTTTGGAACTGGCCGATCGAGTCGCGATCATCGAACAGGGCGAATTGTCCGACGTCGGCACCCATCATCAATTGCTGGGCAGAAACGATTTCTACAGCAGCCTGGTCGGCAACGACTTCAGCAGCAAAGCCGCCTAG